The Hymenobacter sp. DG01 genome has a segment encoding these proteins:
- a CDS encoding 1-aminocyclopropane-1-carboxylate deaminase/D-cysteine desulfhydrase: MLLQPLPEPAADRAGVQLLLLRDDLNHPDLPGNKWRKLKYNLLEAGRLGQTTLLTYGGAYSNHLAAVAAAGRLTGLQTVGVVRGEELRKQPLNPTLARARQDGMRLHFLDRTTYRRKHEPEVVAALLRELGPAYVLPEGGSNTLALPGCAELVPELLALTDFDTLCVACGTGGTLAGLLVGLDGQREALGFAALKGADFLRPDINALTLQATSRVYSNWALRTDYHGGGYARLTPEVRRFVQAFQQRHGVLLDPIYTSKMLMGILDLLAQGYFRRGSTVVAVHTGGLQAWAGFGGV; the protein is encoded by the coding sequence ATGCTTCTGCAGCCCCTACCGGAGCCCGCCGCCGACCGGGCCGGCGTGCAGCTGCTGCTGCTGCGCGACGACCTGAACCACCCTGACCTCCCGGGCAATAAGTGGCGCAAGCTCAAGTACAACTTACTGGAAGCCGGGCGCCTGGGCCAGACTACCTTACTGACCTACGGTGGGGCCTATTCCAACCACCTGGCCGCCGTAGCCGCCGCCGGCCGCCTGACGGGGCTGCAAACCGTGGGCGTGGTGCGGGGAGAGGAGCTACGTAAGCAGCCCCTGAACCCGACCCTGGCCCGGGCCCGGCAAGACGGAATGCGCCTGCACTTCCTGGACCGCACCACTTACCGCCGTAAGCACGAGCCGGAGGTAGTGGCCGCGCTGCTGCGTGAGCTGGGTCCGGCCTACGTGCTGCCCGAAGGCGGCTCCAATACCCTGGCCCTACCCGGCTGCGCCGAGCTGGTGCCAGAGCTGCTGGCCCTCACTGATTTTGATACCCTGTGCGTGGCCTGCGGCACAGGCGGCACCCTGGCCGGCTTGCTGGTTGGGCTGGACGGACAGCGCGAGGCTCTGGGTTTCGCGGCCCTGAAAGGCGCCGATTTTCTGCGCCCTGACATCAATGCCCTAACCCTACAAGCCACCAGCCGGGTGTACTCCAACTGGGCGCTGCGCACCGACTATCACGGCGGGGGCTACGCCCGCCTCACGCCGGAGGTGCGCCGCTTCGTGCAGGCGTTCCAGCAACGGCATGGCGTTCTGCTCGACCCTATTTACACCAGCAAAATGCTGATGGGAATTCTGGACCTACTGGCCCAGGGGTACTTTCGGCGCGGCAGCACGGTGGTAGCCGTCCATACCGGCGGCCTGCAGGCTTGGGCTGGGTTTGGTGGCGTCTGA
- a CDS encoding DUF4230 domain-containing protein, translated as MPLPRLLRRLLPLAFLVGLGWLLWSKVRPALTDFSNPLAPTPQITVTHNTVLEKVESLGRLELVRYQFKDVVEYKKSTYRFLPDAKVALIVAGHAVGCLDLRQVRPQDVVLEGDSVLRVALPAPELCTWQVDHSKSKVYSVENGFFQDAELVDAGYKYAEANVRTAALQSGILAQTEQNAEQVLRPMLETMTGRRVILTRRLELPQLPKRQ; from the coding sequence ATGCCCCTACCTCGTCTGCTACGCCGCCTGCTTCCTCTTGCTTTTCTGGTAGGACTGGGGTGGCTTCTTTGGAGTAAAGTGCGCCCGGCGCTGACCGATTTTAGCAACCCATTGGCCCCTACCCCCCAAATCACCGTCACGCACAATACCGTGCTGGAAAAGGTAGAAAGCCTGGGCCGGCTGGAACTGGTGCGCTACCAGTTCAAGGACGTGGTAGAGTACAAAAAGAGCACGTACCGCTTTCTGCCCGACGCCAAAGTGGCCTTGATTGTAGCCGGCCACGCCGTAGGCTGCCTTGATTTGCGCCAGGTAAGGCCCCAGGATGTGGTACTCGAAGGCGACTCGGTGCTGCGGGTGGCCCTGCCGGCTCCGGAGCTGTGCACCTGGCAGGTTGACCACAGCAAAAGCAAGGTATATAGCGTAGAGAACGGGTTTTTCCAGGATGCGGAGCTGGTAGATGCGGGCTATAAGTACGCCGAGGCCAACGTGCGCACGGCAGCCCTGCAATCCGGGATTCTGGCCCAGACGGAGCAAAACGCCGAGCAGGTGCTGCGCCCCATGCTCGAAACCATGACGGGCCGGCGCGTTATCCTTACACGTCGCCTGGAGCTACCCCAGTTGCCGAAGCGGCAGTAG
- a CDS encoding regulatory protein RecX, producing MNQPKKKFYTPAEALQKIAAYCTYQERTFKEVEAKLREYGLDEDEAGEIMIRLSRENFLDEERYAKSFVRGHVRQKKWGRRRIQQELKQKGLSDYCIKAGMKEIDGDEYYQNLLDVLEKKDRQEKERNPRLRRQKIQLFLTAKGYESDLIKMALDDFGKEKEAEDEG from the coding sequence ATGAATCAGCCTAAAAAGAAATTCTATACTCCCGCCGAAGCCTTGCAGAAAATTGCGGCCTACTGCACCTACCAGGAGCGCACGTTCAAGGAGGTAGAAGCCAAGCTGCGCGAGTACGGCCTGGATGAGGACGAGGCTGGTGAAATTATGATCCGGCTGAGCCGGGAGAACTTCCTAGATGAGGAGCGCTACGCCAAAAGCTTTGTGCGCGGCCATGTGCGTCAGAAAAAGTGGGGCCGCCGCCGGATTCAGCAGGAGCTAAAGCAGAAAGGCCTTTCCGACTACTGCATCAAGGCGGGCATGAAGGAAATTGACGGCGACGAGTACTACCAGAATCTGCTGGATGTGCTGGAAAAAAAGGACCGCCAGGAAAAGGAGCGCAACCCGCGGCTGCGGCGCCAGAAAATTCAGCTGTTTCTTACCGCCAAAGGCTACGAATCGGACCTGATTAAGATGGCGCTGGACGACTTCGGCAAAGAGAAAGAGGCCGAAGACGAGGGCTAA
- a CDS encoding DUF5686 and carboxypeptidase regulatory-like domain-containing protein: MNKYLMQRYFLILLLLLAAAAPATAGIIRGRITDNKGEGLAFANVAVRTTTTSTASNEQGNYQLRLPAGRYELVFQYVGFKPLLQTVQVAGGDTATVLNITLAPESYQLREVVVRSTDKDPAYTIVQQAMQWRRYHQREVAAFKARTYIKTLARFTDVPGKILGLVKVGPDIKPGIFYLSETVSEMSFRQPNLVQERMISSRVSGDTKGISFNRASAGRGLNFYQNVLKSGFSERGFISPIAANAPLFYRYELEGSTRQGALLIHKIKVTPRRRTDPVFAGHIYIVDGTWRLHSVSLDLSKDAQLDYVDNLHIEQIFAPAPGPSDVWVMQSQKVTVGFTAFGFKGNGYITAILSNYKVTPTYPNRPAPTTPAPTASPDTPDDAPVTRETVAQVKKQKPKLAGLARTVRREGRQAATRDTAGLGVGQMKRGEVMLVEKGVNERDTSYWATIRPVPLTEEEQKDYHVKDSTEVIRNSRPYQDSLDRKRNELSFSKLLLTGYGYSNTFRKRQWYVAPVFNIVNYNTVEGLVVNPQATYTQRTDDRRTWSVTPSVRYGFSNELLSPSVAASWQLDAVKLSRVSLLVGRTIENFDPSSQLTPFINTYYTLLENRNYAKLYRRDGLQLGYQWEPLNGLTLQTTASYFRRYELQNTTFKLLRDREGRAFTSNQPVNAERPDGTAFGRNEALTTEVVASFRPGQRYITRPDGKFNLGSKYPTFSLTWRQGVGGVLGSDVRYTLLEAGVRHSISLGLLGTSNYRVAAGVFPGSSARLSFMDFRHFSGNRTYLTEDFSKFQLLDYYRFSTADKFLEAHYNHHFNGFLLNKIPLLRRLHWQEVASLNYLTTPTANHYLELGVGVEHIFKVLRADFYTSLQSGQRAGTGVRVGIGF; the protein is encoded by the coding sequence GTGAACAAGTATCTGATGCAGCGCTATTTCCTGATTTTACTTCTGCTTCTGGCCGCGGCCGCGCCTGCTACTGCCGGCATCATCCGAGGCCGTATTACCGACAACAAGGGCGAGGGCCTGGCCTTTGCCAACGTGGCTGTGCGTACCACTACCACCAGCACCGCCTCCAACGAGCAGGGTAACTATCAGCTTCGGTTGCCGGCCGGCCGCTACGAGCTGGTGTTCCAATACGTGGGGTTCAAGCCCCTGCTGCAAACCGTGCAGGTAGCCGGCGGCGACACGGCCACAGTGCTCAACATCACTCTGGCGCCGGAAAGCTATCAGCTGCGCGAGGTGGTAGTTCGCTCCACCGATAAGGACCCCGCTTATACTATTGTGCAGCAGGCCATGCAGTGGCGGCGCTACCACCAGCGCGAGGTGGCCGCCTTCAAGGCCCGTACCTACATCAAAACCCTGGCGCGCTTTACGGATGTGCCGGGCAAGATTCTGGGGTTGGTGAAGGTAGGGCCCGACATTAAGCCGGGCATTTTTTACCTTTCCGAAACCGTATCGGAAATGAGTTTCCGCCAGCCCAACCTGGTGCAGGAGCGCATGATTTCCTCCCGCGTGAGCGGCGACACCAAGGGCATCAGCTTTAACCGGGCCAGCGCGGGCCGGGGCCTTAACTTCTACCAGAACGTGCTGAAAAGCGGCTTTTCGGAGCGGGGCTTTATTTCGCCGATTGCAGCCAATGCCCCACTTTTTTACCGCTACGAGCTGGAAGGCAGCACCCGCCAGGGCGCCCTGCTCATCCATAAAATCAAGGTGACGCCCCGCCGCCGCACCGACCCCGTGTTTGCCGGCCACATCTACATCGTGGATGGCACGTGGCGCCTGCACTCCGTGAGCCTGGACCTAAGCAAAGATGCCCAGCTCGATTACGTGGATAACCTGCACATCGAGCAGATTTTCGCGCCCGCGCCGGGTCCTTCCGATGTGTGGGTGATGCAGTCCCAGAAAGTAACGGTGGGCTTCACGGCCTTCGGCTTCAAGGGCAATGGCTACATCACGGCTATCCTTTCCAACTACAAGGTTACGCCCACCTACCCCAACCGGCCGGCCCCGACTACCCCCGCTCCCACCGCCAGCCCCGATACTCCCGACGACGCGCCCGTGACTCGTGAAACAGTAGCTCAAGTGAAAAAGCAGAAGCCCAAGCTCGCGGGTCTGGCCCGCACCGTGCGCCGCGAAGGCCGCCAGGCGGCCACCCGCGATACAGCCGGGCTGGGAGTTGGTCAGATGAAGCGCGGAGAGGTAATGCTGGTGGAAAAAGGCGTGAATGAGCGCGACACCAGTTACTGGGCTACCATCCGGCCTGTGCCCCTCACGGAGGAAGAGCAGAAAGACTACCACGTAAAGGACAGCACCGAGGTAATCCGCAACTCCCGCCCCTACCAGGATTCGCTGGACCGCAAGCGCAACGAGCTTAGCTTTAGCAAGCTGCTACTCACCGGCTATGGGTACAGCAATACGTTCCGGAAGCGGCAGTGGTACGTGGCCCCGGTGTTCAACATCGTGAACTACAACACGGTAGAAGGCCTGGTGGTCAATCCGCAGGCTACCTACACCCAACGCACCGACGACCGGCGCACCTGGTCCGTGACGCCTTCGGTACGCTACGGCTTCAGCAATGAGCTGCTGAGCCCCAGCGTGGCCGCCTCTTGGCAGCTAGATGCCGTGAAGCTTTCCCGCGTGAGCCTGCTGGTAGGCCGCACCATTGAAAATTTTGACCCCAGCAGTCAGCTTACCCCCTTCATCAATACCTATTATACCCTGCTGGAAAACCGCAACTACGCCAAGCTCTACCGCCGCGACGGGCTGCAGCTGGGCTACCAGTGGGAGCCGCTCAACGGCCTGACGCTGCAAACCACGGCCAGCTACTTCCGCCGCTATGAGCTACAGAATACTACCTTCAAGCTGCTGCGCGACCGGGAAGGCCGGGCCTTTACCTCCAACCAGCCCGTAAACGCAGAGCGCCCCGATGGCACCGCCTTTGGCCGAAACGAGGCGCTTACCACCGAAGTGGTGGCCTCATTCCGCCCCGGCCAGCGCTACATTACCCGCCCCGACGGCAAGTTTAATCTCGGCTCTAAATACCCTACTTTCTCGCTGACCTGGCGGCAGGGGGTAGGCGGCGTGCTGGGTTCCGATGTACGCTACACCTTGCTGGAGGCCGGCGTACGCCACTCTATCAGCCTGGGGCTGCTGGGCACCAGCAACTACCGGGTAGCGGCCGGCGTGTTTCCGGGCTCCTCCGCACGGTTGTCGTTCATGGATTTCCGCCACTTCAGCGGAAACCGCACCTACCTGACCGAGGACTTCAGCAAATTCCAGCTCCTGGACTACTACCGCTTCAGCACGGCTGATAAGTTTCTGGAAGCCCACTACAACCACCATTTCAACGGGTTCCTGCTCAACAAAATCCCGTTGCTGCGTCGCCTGCACTGGCAGGAAGTGGCCTCGCTCAACTACCTCACTACCCCCACTGCCAACCACTACCTGGAGTTGGGGGTAGGCGTGGAGCACATCTTCAAAGTCCTGCGCGCCGACTTCTACACCAGCCTGCAATCCGGCCAGCGGGCCGGCACTGGCGTGCGGGTAGGCATTGGTTTCTAA
- a CDS encoding DUF4834 family protein, whose amino-acid sequence MIKFLLVLLILWLIMRFVMPLVLRLVVGNLVKKQAQRFGQQFGGAPFTQPRPEARRSGTASADEVQVDYVPPRAKPQSPKEFKGGEYVDFEEVK is encoded by the coding sequence ATGATAAAATTCCTGCTCGTTCTGCTGATTCTTTGGCTTATCATGCGCTTCGTGATGCCCCTGGTGCTCCGCCTAGTGGTTGGAAACCTGGTTAAGAAGCAGGCGCAGCGTTTTGGTCAGCAGTTTGGGGGCGCCCCTTTTACCCAGCCCCGTCCGGAGGCCCGCCGGTCCGGTACTGCTTCGGCCGATGAAGTGCAGGTGGACTACGTGCCGCCCCGCGCCAAGCCTCAAAGCCCCAAGGAGTTCAAAGGCGGTGAGTACGTAGATTTCGAGGAAGTTAAATAG
- a CDS encoding FkbM family methyltransferase, whose amino-acid sequence MMKQLRKLLVRTLGFEQYIRLVSRVYLHLVGAGWGRQKYPELFFLEQIIKPGFVCIDIGANLGYYSVALSRRVGPEGQVLAVEPIPAFQAIWKDNVRLSGYSNLTLLPYALGGEQGTVQMGTPERDGLLHHGMTKVAASNTQERYARTYEVPMRVPDELFRNLPRLDFVKCDVEGFEYEVFRHMQATLRRFRPLIQTELNGLENRRAVTGLLAELGYKPFVLSERFELVPCSEAQLNSAVTADFYFQPIAPAAELS is encoded by the coding sequence ATGATGAAACAACTGCGCAAGCTGCTGGTCCGCACGCTGGGCTTCGAGCAATACATCCGGCTGGTGAGCCGCGTGTACCTGCACCTGGTGGGGGCGGGCTGGGGCCGGCAGAAGTATCCGGAGCTGTTTTTTCTGGAGCAGATTATTAAACCTGGCTTCGTGTGCATTGATATAGGCGCTAACCTGGGCTACTACTCTGTGGCACTTTCCAGGCGGGTAGGGCCCGAGGGGCAGGTACTGGCCGTAGAGCCCATTCCGGCTTTTCAGGCCATCTGGAAAGATAATGTGCGGCTGAGCGGCTACTCCAACCTTACGCTGCTGCCCTACGCCCTCGGTGGGGAGCAGGGTACCGTGCAGATGGGTACCCCGGAGCGCGACGGCCTGCTGCACCACGGTATGACCAAAGTAGCGGCCAGTAACACCCAGGAGCGCTACGCCCGCACCTACGAGGTGCCCATGCGGGTGCCGGATGAACTGTTCCGGAATCTGCCGCGGCTCGATTTCGTGAAGTGCGATGTGGAAGGCTTTGAGTACGAGGTGTTCCGCCATATGCAGGCCACCCTGCGCCGCTTTCGGCCACTGATTCAGACGGAGCTGAACGGGCTGGAAAACCGCCGGGCCGTAACCGGACTGCTGGCCGAACTCGGCTATAAACCATTTGTACTTTCCGAGCGTTTTGAGCTTGTACCGTGTTCTGAGGCGCAGCTGAACAGTGCCGTCACGGCTGACTTCTACTTTCAACCCATTGCTCCGGCTGCTGAGCTTTCCTGA
- a CDS encoding C40 family peptidase has product MKNSILYCLAAASMVLSFFFENSSPASSAASAAPTTQEASFLSGLLSGDEEPHTLTASDSLAYDKAAHRLGIAASYTEDKSLLETVVSWLGTPYRYGSNSKSGTDCSGFVTRVYKEAYGITLQRSSRSMFSSVKHVQKDEMQTGDLVFFRRGPGQPIYHVGIYLKDGKFAHSATNGGVMVSSLNQAYYSRNFYAAGRVER; this is encoded by the coding sequence ATGAAGAATAGCATACTGTATTGCCTCGCCGCGGCCTCGATGGTCCTCTCTTTTTTCTTCGAAAATTCATCTCCTGCTTCCTCGGCTGCTTCAGCCGCTCCTACTACCCAGGAAGCTTCTTTCCTCAGCGGCCTGCTCTCCGGCGACGAAGAGCCCCACACGCTGACTGCCTCCGACTCCCTGGCCTACGATAAGGCCGCCCACCGGCTGGGCATTGCGGCCAGCTACACGGAAGACAAATCCTTGCTGGAAACGGTTGTATCGTGGCTGGGTACCCCCTACCGCTACGGCAGCAACAGCAAAAGCGGTACTGACTGCTCCGGCTTCGTAACCCGTGTATATAAGGAGGCCTATGGCATTACCCTGCAGCGCAGCTCTCGCTCGATGTTCAGCAGCGTAAAGCACGTACAGAAAGACGAAATGCAAACCGGCGACCTAGTGTTCTTTCGTCGGGGTCCTGGTCAGCCCATCTACCACGTAGGCATCTACCTGAAAGACGGCAAATTCGCTCACTCCGCTACCAACGGTGGCGTAATGGTCAGCTCCCTCAACCAAGCCTATTATAGCCGTAATTTCTACGCGGCCGGCCGTGTGGAGCGCTAA
- a CDS encoding acyl carrier protein, with product MFTSTTTAPKSIQQQVLRIISKRKAIKTRRLRIGSSLSQELGFDTVDVVDIILELERNFHITIPDEVPLATVGDFVDYVASHAKAA from the coding sequence ATGTTTACCTCAACGACTACCGCCCCCAAATCTATTCAGCAGCAAGTGCTGCGCATCATCAGCAAGCGCAAAGCCATCAAGACTCGGCGCCTGCGTATCGGTAGCAGCCTTAGCCAGGAGCTGGGCTTCGACACCGTAGATGTCGTAGATATCATTCTGGAGCTGGAGCGCAACTTCCACATCACCATCCCCGATGAAGTGCCCCTGGCTACCGTCGGCGATTTTGTGGATTACGTAGCCTCGCACGCCAAAGCTGCCTAA
- a CDS encoding efflux RND transporter permease subunit, translating into MQDLEKEFKPTSWSIDNKTSIYIITLLLCVAGIFSYIKLGKEKFPDIVIPRIIVATIYPGTSPTDIENLVTRQLEKEIKSVNGVKKISSTSNQDYCIVDVEFNSGVDVQYAKQLIKDAVDKASNELPNDLPSPPTVQEVNLSELPIMNINLAGNLTTSQLKKYADDFQDKIEALPEITRVDIIGALEQQVNVDVDLNRLRASRLGFSDVSAAIARENITISGGSVNVGEQKRAVRVAGQYVRAADIANIQVKNLNGAAVRLGDIATVTDAFKDRESYARLDGKTAVTLNVIKRQGENLIDASDKIKQVIEESKQSLPKELTITVTGDTSSDTRVTLHDLINTIIIGFILVTLILMFFMGTTNALFVGLSVPISMFLAFVLLPGFGFALNMIVLFAFLLALGIVVDDAIVVIENTHRLLHEHPNLTTAQAAKYAAGEVFIPVLAGTLTTVAPFVPLMFWPGIVGSFMFYLPVTLILTLMSSLVVAFIMNPVFAVSFMEREDHHSGEKPQLTKNFLIAMGVLALIAVIGYIAGSPFVGNLTVFIILFCFLDKFVFVHMIAGFQTKVLPRFMDGYAGIVRWAVGRPVAARGTSVWDRWAARLKTYLHPILILGSMVVLFVVALFAVIARSPKVDFFPSGDPKFIYTYLKMPVGTRVEVTDSVARVLENRIYGVIGKENHDVESVITNVAIGANDPGEASASGTSQSNLAKIAVAFKEMSERTGPETRTYMDKIREAVKGIPGAEISVDQEASGPPTGKPIAIEVAGDDYPTLIKLSKDVTRYIESKNIGGIEQLRSNLEDRNPEIAVDIDRIRANREGISTAQIGSEVRTAIYGTEASKFKTPDDEYPIQVRYAEPYRSDVDAILNSPLTFRDATGAVRQVPISSVADVRYGTTYGGIKRKDVKRVITISSNVLSGFTGPDVVRQIETTLKAYPTPPGYSIRMGGAQEDQQETSSFLGVAALGAFALIFLVLVMQFNSVSKPILILTEIIFSVIGVMLGLAITGMNISIVMTGVGIIALAGIVVKNGILLVEFTDILRSQGMPLREAIVLAGRTRLNPVILTATAATLGLIPLAIGLNVDFYEMFNSFEPHFFIGGESVTFWGPLAWTIIFGLVFATVITLVVVPVMYLLTESLKLRLNKTPDTHATAEETEAARPPVLAEY; encoded by the coding sequence ATGCAGGATTTAGAGAAAGAGTTCAAGCCGACCTCCTGGTCGATTGACAACAAAACCAGTATTTACATTATTACCCTGCTGCTTTGCGTGGCGGGTATTTTCTCCTACATCAAGCTGGGCAAGGAGAAGTTTCCGGATATCGTGATTCCGCGTATCATCGTGGCCACGATTTACCCCGGTACTTCGCCCACCGACATCGAGAACCTGGTAACCCGCCAGCTCGAAAAGGAAATCAAGAGCGTAAACGGGGTGAAGAAGATTTCTTCGACCTCGAACCAGGACTACTGCATCGTGGACGTGGAGTTTAACTCCGGCGTGGACGTGCAGTATGCCAAGCAGCTCATCAAGGACGCCGTGGACAAGGCCAGCAACGAGCTGCCCAACGACTTGCCCTCGCCGCCCACCGTACAGGAAGTAAACCTCTCGGAGCTGCCCATCATGAACATCAACCTGGCCGGTAACCTCACTACCAGCCAGTTGAAAAAGTACGCCGACGATTTCCAGGATAAGATTGAGGCCCTACCCGAAATTACCCGCGTGGACATCATCGGGGCCCTGGAGCAGCAGGTAAACGTGGACGTGGACCTGAACCGCCTGCGGGCTTCGCGCCTGGGCTTCAGCGACGTGAGTGCCGCCATTGCTCGTGAGAACATCACCATTTCGGGTGGCTCGGTAAACGTGGGCGAGCAGAAGCGGGCCGTGCGCGTAGCCGGCCAGTACGTGCGGGCCGCTGACATTGCCAACATTCAGGTGAAAAACCTGAACGGTGCGGCCGTGCGCCTCGGCGATATTGCTACCGTGACGGATGCCTTCAAAGACCGGGAATCCTACGCCCGCCTCGATGGCAAAACTGCCGTTACCCTGAACGTAATTAAGCGCCAGGGCGAAAACTTGATTGACGCTTCTGACAAGATCAAGCAGGTTATCGAGGAGTCGAAGCAGAGCCTGCCCAAGGAACTGACCATTACCGTAACCGGTGACACCTCCAGCGACACCCGCGTAACTCTGCACGACCTGATCAACACCATCATCATCGGCTTTATTCTGGTAACGCTGATTCTGATGTTCTTCATGGGCACCACCAACGCTCTGTTCGTGGGTCTTTCTGTGCCGATTTCCATGTTCCTGGCCTTCGTGCTCTTGCCGGGCTTTGGGTTTGCGCTGAACATGATTGTGCTCTTCGCCTTCCTGCTGGCCCTAGGTATTGTGGTGGACGACGCCATTGTGGTTATCGAGAACACCCACCGCCTCCTGCACGAGCACCCCAACCTGACCACAGCCCAGGCTGCTAAGTACGCGGCCGGCGAGGTATTCATTCCGGTTCTGGCTGGTACCCTGACGACGGTAGCGCCCTTCGTGCCGCTGATGTTCTGGCCGGGTATAGTAGGTAGCTTCATGTTCTACCTGCCGGTTACGCTCATTCTGACCCTGATGTCGTCGCTGGTTGTAGCCTTCATCATGAACCCGGTATTTGCCGTGTCGTTCATGGAACGCGAAGACCACCACAGCGGCGAGAAGCCCCAGCTGACCAAGAACTTCCTGATTGCCATGGGTGTGCTGGCCCTGATTGCCGTGATTGGCTACATCGCCGGCTCACCGTTCGTGGGCAACCTGACGGTGTTCATCATCCTGTTCTGCTTCCTCGATAAGTTCGTGTTCGTGCACATGATTGCGGGCTTCCAAACGAAGGTGCTGCCCCGCTTCATGGACGGTTATGCTGGGATAGTGCGCTGGGCTGTTGGACGTCCGGTTGCAGCGCGTGGTACTTCTGTCTGGGATAGATGGGCGGCTCGTCTGAAGACTTACCTGCATCCGATACTGATTTTGGGTAGCATGGTAGTTCTGTTTGTGGTAGCTCTATTTGCTGTAATAGCCCGTAGCCCCAAAGTAGACTTCTTCCCCAGCGGTGACCCCAAGTTCATCTACACCTACCTGAAGATGCCAGTGGGTACCCGCGTAGAGGTAACGGACTCCGTGGCCCGCGTGCTGGAGAACCGCATCTACGGTGTAATTGGTAAAGAAAACCACGACGTGGAATCGGTGATTACCAACGTGGCTATTGGTGCCAACGACCCCGGCGAAGCCTCAGCTTCAGGTACGTCCCAGTCGAACCTGGCCAAGATTGCCGTGGCCTTCAAGGAGATGAGCGAGCGGACCGGCCCGGAAACCCGGACCTATATGGACAAAATTCGGGAAGCGGTGAAGGGTATTCCCGGCGCTGAAATCTCGGTTGACCAGGAAGCCAGCGGCCCGCCCACGGGTAAGCCCATTGCCATTGAGGTAGCAGGCGACGACTATCCTACCCTCATCAAGCTCTCTAAAGATGTAACCCGTTACATCGAGTCGAAGAACATTGGCGGTATTGAGCAGCTGCGTTCTAACCTGGAAGACCGCAACCCGGAAATTGCCGTTGACATCGACAGGATTCGGGCTAACCGTGAAGGCATCAGCACCGCGCAAATTGGCTCGGAGGTTCGTACGGCTATCTACGGTACGGAAGCCAGCAAATTCAAGACCCCCGATGATGAGTACCCCATTCAGGTGCGCTATGCCGAACCTTACCGCTCCGACGTGGACGCCATCCTGAACTCGCCTCTGACCTTCCGCGACGCTACCGGCGCCGTGCGGCAGGTACCCATTTCCTCGGTGGCTGATGTGCGCTACGGTACCACCTACGGCGGTATCAAGCGTAAGGATGTGAAGCGCGTAATCACCATTTCCTCTAACGTGCTCAGCGGCTTCACAGGCCCCGACGTGGTACGGCAGATTGAAACGACCCTGAAAGCCTACCCCACGCCTCCCGGCTATAGCATCCGGATGGGTGGCGCGCAGGAAGATCAGCAGGAAACCAGCTCCTTCCTGGGGGTAGCTGCCCTGGGCGCTTTCGCCCTCATCTTCCTGGTGCTGGTAATGCAGTTCAACTCGGTCAGCAAGCCCATCCTCATCCTCACCGAAATCATCTTCTCGGTGATTGGGGTAATGCTGGGCCTGGCAATTACGGGCATGAACATCAGCATTGTAATGACCGGGGTAGGCATTATTGCTCTGGCCGGTATCGTGGTGAAGAACGGCATTCTGCTGGTTGAGTTCACTGACATCCTGCGCAGCCAGGGCATGCCCTTGCGTGAGGCCATCGTGCTGGCTGGCCGGACCCGCCTGAACCCCGTAATCCTGACGGCTACGGCGGCTACCCTTGGTCTGATTCCGCTGGCTATCGGCCTGAACGTCGATTTTTACGAGATGTTCAACTCCTTTGAGCCTCACTTCTTTATCGGCGGCGAGTCGGTAACGTTCTGGGGCCCGCTGGCTTGGACCATCATCTTCGGACTGGTTTTTGCGACGGTAATCACTCTGGTAGTAGTACCAGTTATGTACCTACTGACGGAAAGCCTGAAGCTGCGTCTGAACAAAACGCCGGATACCCACGCCACCGCTGAAGAGACGGAGGCTGCCCGTCCGCCGGTGTTAGCCGAGTATTAA